One stretch of Commensalibacter melissae DNA includes these proteins:
- the trpC gene encoding indole-3-glycerol phosphate synthase TrpC, with protein MNDEEKSNSVLNAILQSENHPSDVLERICARTRAEVAKRAEIKSFKDIIREAKNKNTPTRGFAKIIKDQVAKKQIGLIAECKKASPSAGIIRPDYDPAMIAVQYENAGACCLSVLTENAYFHGNNEDLKIARDACSLPVLRKDFILESYQVYESRVIEADCILLIMAALKDKEAAALLELATCLELDVLVEVHDREELNRALALDVSLIGINNRNLKTLKTDISITQHLAPLVPPDRIIVSESGLKTFEDIQAVQKVGAGAVLVGESLLSQKNAGAAARNLLGIK; from the coding sequence ATGAATGACGAAGAAAAATCCAATTCCGTATTGAATGCCATTTTGCAATCTGAAAATCATCCTTCTGATGTATTGGAGCGAATTTGTGCAAGAACAAGAGCTGAGGTTGCAAAAAGGGCTGAAATAAAATCCTTCAAGGATATTATTCGAGAAGCAAAAAATAAAAATACGCCTACTCGCGGTTTTGCTAAAATAATAAAAGACCAGGTGGCAAAAAAACAGATTGGATTAATTGCTGAATGTAAAAAAGCGTCTCCATCTGCAGGAATTATTCGTCCTGACTATGATCCGGCGATGATCGCGGTTCAATATGAAAATGCAGGAGCTTGTTGTTTATCCGTTTTGACAGAAAATGCATATTTTCATGGAAATAATGAGGATCTAAAAATTGCAAGAGATGCTTGTTCCCTTCCTGTTCTACGTAAAGATTTTATTCTTGAATCTTATCAAGTTTACGAAAGTCGCGTGATTGAAGCAGATTGTATCTTATTGATCATGGCCGCACTAAAAGATAAGGAAGCTGCCGCCTTACTGGAATTAGCTACATGTTTGGAGCTGGATGTGCTTGTAGAAGTACATGACAGGGAAGAATTGAACAGGGCGCTGGCATTGGATGTTTCTCTTATTGGCATCAATAATAGAAATTTGAAAACCCTGAAAACGGATATATCCATAACTCAACATCTTGCTCCATTGGTTCCTCCTGACCGTATTATTGTTTCAGAAAGTGGATTAAAAACGTTTGAGGATATTCAGGCTGTCCAGAAAGTTGGAGCTGGTGCAGTATTGGTGGGTGAAAGCCTATTATCACAAAAAAATGCAGGGGCAGCGGCCAGAAATCTATTAGGAATTAAATAA
- the trpD gene encoding anthranilate phosphoribosyltransferase — MSFTHILQQALQGQKFSTEKSYEIFEHIFSGNVPNAQIAAFLIILRMRGETVEELLGAVQSMRQRMLSIKLIDDETIDVCGTGGDGRSTLNISTAVSFVLAALGIPVAKHGNRAQSSKSGGVDVLSALGIMPEDDFEVIENNLRDNKLAFLSAFIHHPALKEINIVRKELGIRTIFNLLGPLSNPANVSYQMIGVYHEKWLYPLIKVLQKLGSKRVWAVHGFIDPNKSEHGVDEITLAGPSTILALENNRIVPVDLTLSTMEAAGLRHTPLTEIQGGTPSENAKALLDLLYGEKGAYRDTVLINTAIALHIVKGYSLINSHGEIDPCILKRLINQASEAIDSGKALSVLRAIQNENHF, encoded by the coding sequence TTGTCTTTTACACATATTTTACAACAAGCCTTACAAGGACAAAAGTTTTCTACGGAAAAGTCCTATGAAATTTTCGAGCATATATTTTCTGGTAATGTTCCAAACGCTCAAATAGCGGCTTTTTTAATAATATTACGAATGCGGGGTGAAACGGTTGAAGAGCTTTTAGGGGCTGTTCAATCAATGCGTCAACGCATGCTGTCCATAAAACTGATTGATGATGAAACAATTGATGTATGTGGAACAGGCGGAGATGGACGCAGCACTTTGAATATTTCTACTGCTGTCAGTTTTGTTCTGGCCGCTCTTGGAATACCGGTTGCCAAACATGGAAATCGGGCACAGTCATCCAAAAGTGGTGGTGTTGATGTACTATCTGCTCTGGGTATTATGCCAGAGGATGATTTTGAAGTTATTGAAAATAATTTGCGTGATAATAAATTGGCTTTTTTATCGGCCTTTATTCATCATCCGGCTCTTAAAGAAATTAATATCGTACGTAAAGAACTTGGAATTCGGACTATATTTAATTTACTGGGTCCTTTATCTAATCCGGCAAATGTTTCATATCAAATGATTGGGGTATATCATGAAAAATGGTTGTATCCTTTAATCAAGGTCTTGCAAAAACTGGGTTCAAAACGGGTATGGGCTGTTCATGGATTTATTGATCCCAATAAATCCGAACACGGTGTTGATGAAATTACGTTGGCAGGACCATCAACGATACTGGCCCTGGAAAATAACAGGATTGTACCGGTTGATTTAACATTGTCCACTATGGAAGCGGCCGGTCTGAGACATACCCCTCTTACAGAGATACAGGGTGGAACACCATCCGAAAATGCGAAGGCATTGCTGGATCTTCTTTATGGTGAAAAAGGTGCCTATCGTGACACAGTCTTGATAAATACCGCTATTGCGCTACATATTGTAAAAGGTTATTCTTTGATAAATTCACATGGTGAAATTGATCCTTGTATCTTGAAGAGACTTATAAACCAAGCGTCTGAAGCGATCGATAGCGGTAAGGCTTTATCAGTTCTTCGGGCCATACAAAATGAAAACCATTTTTAA
- the secG gene encoding preprotein translocase subunit SecG — protein sequence MMTALLILHIIVTFALIGIVLIQRSEGGGLGIGTSQGMGAFMTGRGTTNLLTRTTAILAAIFMILCITMAVMNKGASTKTNDILAQPVSNGKNIPQK from the coding sequence ATGATGACTGCTCTATTAATTTTGCATATAATCGTAACCTTTGCACTGATCGGAATTGTTTTAATTCAAAGAAGTGAAGGTGGAGGATTAGGTATTGGAACCAGTCAAGGCATGGGTGCATTTATGACCGGTCGAGGAACAACCAATCTTTTGACTCGCACTACAGCGATTCTTGCAGCCATTTTTATGATCTTATGCATTACAATGGCTGTTATGAACAAGGGGGCTTCGACCAAAACAAATGATATACTTGCACAACCAGTGTCCAATGGAAAAAATATTCCCCAAAAATAG
- the trpE gene encoding anthranilate synthase component I, translating into MLNEDFQINQQKTVIYSIKSADLLTPVAAFLRLSELVGKNLTNIFLLESVQGGINKARYSIIGLFPDLIWKSIDGIAYINRNPSDNAENYIKENKKPLESLRALISESQLEIDMDIPPMVGGIFGYLGYDMVRQMEDLPNPPVNDLHLPEGIMIRPSVFAIFDAVKDELILAAPLRDTSDKTEFQAKKNLQKIQEALAEPFPLEQKTSNINPLTLPKPQSTLTKDQFRDIVQNIKKYIYDGDVFQVVPSQRFSVPFALSPVSLYRALRRINPAPFLFCLQLENFALVGSSPEILVRLRGGKVTVRPLAGTRPRGKSYEEDLKLEKELLADKKELAEHLMLIDLGRNDVGRVSEIGSVKVTEKFVIERFSHVMHISSNVEGKLRKGLTALDALIAGFPAGTLTGAPKIRAMEILDEVEPTRRTTYAGCIGYFGADGSMDTCIGLRTALIKDQHMYVQAGCGVVADSDPEAEYQETKHKAKALFRAAEEAWRYTFTNKNFSKKAN; encoded by the coding sequence GTGTTGAATGAAGATTTTCAGATTAATCAACAAAAAACAGTAATATATTCAATTAAATCAGCTGATTTACTGACCCCTGTTGCTGCGTTTTTAAGATTATCCGAATTGGTTGGAAAGAATCTGACCAATATTTTTTTGCTGGAAAGCGTGCAAGGAGGAATAAACAAAGCACGTTATTCCATTATCGGTTTATTTCCCGATTTGATATGGAAATCTATAGATGGAATTGCCTATATTAATCGAAATCCATCAGACAATGCGGAAAATTACATTAAGGAAAATAAAAAGCCTCTGGAATCTCTGCGTGCATTGATTTCTGAAAGCCAATTAGAAATTGATATGGATATTCCACCCATGGTTGGTGGGATCTTTGGATATTTGGGATATGATATGGTCAGACAGATGGAAGATCTGCCCAATCCTCCGGTCAATGATCTTCATTTGCCTGAAGGAATCATGATCAGACCTTCTGTTTTTGCAATTTTTGATGCTGTTAAGGACGAACTGATTTTGGCGGCACCTCTAAGGGATACGTCAGACAAAACAGAATTTCAGGCAAAAAAAAACTTGCAAAAAATTCAAGAAGCATTGGCTGAGCCTTTTCCTTTAGAACAAAAAACTTCGAATATCAATCCATTAACATTACCAAAACCGCAATCAACATTAACCAAAGATCAGTTTAGGGATATTGTTCAAAATATCAAAAAATATATTTATGATGGTGATGTCTTTCAGGTTGTCCCCAGTCAACGCTTTTCTGTTCCTTTTGCTTTATCACCAGTATCATTATATCGTGCGTTAAGACGAATCAATCCGGCACCTTTCTTGTTTTGTCTTCAACTTGAAAATTTTGCCCTGGTTGGCTCGTCACCTGAGATTCTTGTCAGGTTGAGAGGTGGAAAAGTAACGGTTCGCCCCTTGGCGGGTACTCGTCCAAGAGGTAAAAGTTATGAAGAAGACCTCAAGTTAGAAAAAGAATTGTTGGCTGATAAAAAAGAATTGGCCGAACATCTTATGCTGATTGATTTGGGTCGGAATGATGTTGGGCGTGTCAGTGAAATTGGAAGTGTAAAAGTAACAGAAAAATTTGTTATTGAACGATTTAGCCATGTAATGCATATTTCATCAAATGTTGAAGGGAAATTGCGTAAAGGGCTAACCGCTCTGGATGCTTTGATTGCCGGTTTTCCAGCTGGAACATTGACGGGAGCACCCAAAATAAGAGCGATGGAAATTCTTGATGAGGTAGAACCAACACGCAGAACAACCTATGCCGGATGTATTGGCTATTTTGGAGCGGATGGAAGTATGGATACCTGTATAGGATTGCGAACAGCTCTCATTAAGGATCAGCACATGTATGTTCAAGCAGGGTGTGGGGTGGTTGCTGACAGCGATCCGGAAGCGGAATACCAAGAGACAAAACATAAGGCAAAAGCATTATTTCGTGCTGCTGAAGAGGCTTGGCGTTATACGTTTACCAACAAGAATTTTTCTAAAAAAGCAAATTAG
- a CDS encoding peptidylprolyl isomerase — translation MLSRLRHLFIDSWFGRILVALIFIVFVGWGVSDIFMNVWNNGLNGDPNVVAKVGDRKISVMELDNLSQKQIYQEAMKEGYSDISQIPPIVKNMTINQTLQQLILQNILINNAHSLGLNVPDTVIRDTIWNMPEYQTDGKFDREKFNLQLKAANISEKYFLSMVRDQISIQNMIDPIVSGFKVSDSFVQPYYQFLNQTRKLSFVSVPYSHFHSGETPKEEILKRYYDNHLWEFKIPEYRRVKIVILSPDTIAKSLEIDDKSLHQAYEYKKKQFVHSEARSFQVLTFNQQSQAQTASVYWRHQNNWEKIQEYAHNNQGTALEMTGLEKTAIPLPELGNEVFNANPETVTEPFKTTLGWSVVKVTRILPSKIVSFEQAKSQLKAEIANEQAKQELGSRVSKLQNILAEGSSLDKITSDIGADAVEGTINEQGLTLNGEQAPIPASGKFRQNMLTKIFSTAKNTYPSVMDGGNNSYYAFLIEDILPAHEESYDKAKNKVIKAWQNADIYHQANIAATDIYKAVFVQKKKLEEVKSGFPLQLSQGFTRQKPAQNLSPVLQNAAFSMKFGDVTMIESNDGFVVASLNLIETPQSKNDQDNYQILKDKLAQSLQNDIEASYAISLEQSSKPTINKKALDALIDQLSH, via the coding sequence ATGTTATCTCGGTTAAGGCATTTATTTATTGATTCCTGGTTTGGGCGAATTCTCGTCGCACTCATATTTATTGTATTTGTTGGATGGGGCGTCAGTGACATATTCATGAATGTCTGGAACAATGGCCTTAATGGTGATCCTAATGTTGTTGCCAAGGTTGGTGATAGAAAAATTTCTGTAATGGAATTGGATAACCTTTCCCAAAAGCAAATATACCAAGAGGCTATGAAAGAGGGATATTCGGATATTTCCCAAATTCCACCCATAGTTAAAAATATGACAATTAATCAAACGTTGCAGCAGCTGATTTTGCAAAATATTTTGATTAATAACGCTCATTCATTGGGGCTTAATGTTCCTGATACGGTGATTAGAGATACAATCTGGAATATGCCTGAATATCAAACAGATGGAAAATTTGATCGTGAGAAATTCAATTTGCAGTTAAAAGCGGCAAATATATCCGAAAAATATTTTCTTTCCATGGTTCGGGATCAAATATCCATTCAAAACATGATTGATCCAATTGTATCGGGGTTTAAAGTTTCTGATAGTTTTGTGCAGCCCTATTATCAATTTTTGAATCAGACGCGAAAATTATCCTTTGTTTCAGTGCCATATAGTCATTTTCATTCAGGAGAAACGCCAAAGGAAGAAATATTGAAGCGTTATTATGACAATCACTTATGGGAATTTAAAATCCCTGAATATAGAAGGGTAAAAATTGTCATTCTATCGCCTGATACAATAGCCAAAAGTCTGGAGATTGATGATAAAAGTTTACATCAAGCCTATGAATACAAGAAAAAGCAATTTGTTCATTCTGAAGCCAGAAGTTTTCAAGTCTTGACTTTTAACCAGCAAAGTCAGGCGCAGACAGCATCTGTATATTGGCGTCATCAAAACAACTGGGAAAAAATACAGGAGTATGCGCATAATAATCAAGGAACGGCTTTGGAAATGACAGGTCTAGAAAAAACGGCAATTCCTCTGCCCGAACTGGGTAATGAGGTTTTCAATGCAAATCCTGAAACAGTGACAGAACCATTCAAAACAACTTTAGGTTGGTCGGTAGTTAAAGTAACCCGGATACTACCTTCCAAAATTGTTAGTTTTGAACAGGCCAAATCACAATTGAAAGCTGAAATTGCAAATGAACAAGCCAAACAGGAATTGGGAAGTCGTGTTTCCAAATTACAGAACATTTTGGCAGAAGGAAGTAGTCTTGATAAAATTACATCTGATATAGGTGCTGATGCAGTGGAAGGAACAATTAATGAACAGGGATTGACCCTTAATGGAGAACAGGCACCTATACCCGCAAGTGGAAAATTCAGACAGAATATGTTGACCAAAATTTTCTCAACTGCCAAAAATACCTATCCTTCTGTGATGGATGGCGGAAATAATTCATATTATGCATTTTTAATTGAGGATATATTGCCTGCTCATGAGGAATCTTATGATAAAGCAAAAAACAAGGTTATAAAAGCCTGGCAAAATGCAGATATTTATCATCAGGCAAATATTGCCGCTACAGACATATATAAAGCTGTTTTTGTTCAGAAAAAGAAACTTGAAGAAGTAAAGTCAGGTTTTCCCTTACAGTTAAGTCAGGGATTTACTAGACAAAAGCCAGCCCAGAATCTATCGCCAGTATTGCAGAATGCAGCTTTTTCAATGAAATTTGGTGATGTCACTATGATTGAATCAAATGATGGTTTTGTGGTGGCAAGTTTGAATTTGATTGAAACACCGCAATCGAAAAATGATCAGGACAATTACCAAATTTTGAAAGATAAATTAGCTCAGTCTTTACAAAACGATATTGAGGCTAGTTATGCAATATCATTAGAACAATCAAGTAAACCCACAATCAATAAAAAAGCGCTTGATGCGTTAATTGATCAGCTGAGCCATTAA
- the tpiA gene encoding triose-phosphate isomerase translates to MSSPIIIGNWKMNGLTQEAKHIVSTLLTYATNHHNFAKTVVCPPFTQLQLVKEMIESSPFGLGAQDCHFEDKGAHTGDISPAMLQDIGVKYVVLGHSERRKDHQESDQLVLKKTIAAQNKGLLPVVCIGETKQERETNQQEKIVEAQLKGSLPQNFNGLVAYEPIWAIGTGLTANNDQISEMIQFIRKKLVAQYGENGKKISILYGGSVKPGNVRDIYATPELGGVLVGGVSIVPDDFIKLIDIAQEFIRS, encoded by the coding sequence ATGAGCAGCCCGATTATTATTGGTAATTGGAAAATGAACGGATTAACCCAAGAGGCAAAACATATTGTTTCAACTTTGCTTACCTATGCAACAAATCATCATAATTTTGCAAAGACAGTCGTGTGCCCACCGTTCACCCAGTTACAACTTGTTAAAGAAATGATCGAAAGCAGCCCTTTTGGACTTGGTGCTCAGGATTGCCATTTTGAAGATAAAGGTGCACATACGGGTGATATTTCCCCTGCCATGTTACAGGATATTGGAGTGAAATACGTTGTTTTGGGTCATTCTGAGCGGAGAAAAGATCATCAGGAGAGTGATCAACTGGTTTTAAAAAAAACAATCGCAGCACAAAACAAAGGGCTATTACCTGTTGTATGTATCGGTGAAACCAAACAAGAACGAGAAACAAACCAACAAGAAAAAATTGTAGAGGCACAGTTAAAAGGTTCCCTACCTCAAAATTTTAATGGGTTAGTCGCTTATGAACCTATTTGGGCCATTGGTACCGGATTAACAGCCAATAATGATCAGATTTCTGAAATGATTCAATTCATTCGCAAAAAACTTGTTGCTCAATATGGAGAAAATGGTAAAAAAATATCTATATTATATGGGGGTTCTGTAAAACCTGGTAATGTTAGGGATATTTATGCCACTCCTGAACTGGGCGGTGTTCTAGTTGGAGGTGTCAGCATTGTTCCTGATGATTTCATAAAATTAATTGACATAGCTCAAGAATTTATTAGGTCTTAA
- a CDS encoding anthranilate synthase component II, which yields MILLIDNYDSFTYNLVQYLGDLGCDCQVYRNDSISVSEAISLKPEAIVISPGPCTPSDAGICCELIKSAASRIPILGVCLGHQAIGQAFGAKIIKTNPMHGKISKIKHDGRGIFKNLHNPLKVTRYHSLIIETESLPDDFNLTAFTDDYILMALQHKRFPLYGVQFHPESIASEQGHDLLKNFLFLSNEWNEKKSLKNRI from the coding sequence ATGATTTTACTTATCGATAATTATGACAGTTTTACATATAATCTTGTCCAATATCTTGGTGATTTGGGATGTGACTGTCAGGTTTACAGAAATGATTCAATCTCTGTAAGTGAAGCCATATCATTAAAACCCGAGGCAATTGTTATCTCACCTGGCCCTTGTACACCTTCTGATGCAGGGATATGTTGTGAGTTGATTAAAAGTGCCGCATCAAGAATCCCCATTTTGGGTGTTTGTCTTGGACATCAGGCTATTGGGCAGGCATTTGGAGCCAAAATTATCAAGACAAATCCAATGCATGGAAAAATTTCAAAAATCAAACATGATGGAAGGGGAATATTTAAGAATTTGCACAATCCCCTAAAGGTAACTCGTTATCATTCTTTAATTATTGAAACGGAAAGTCTCCCTGATGATTTTAATTTAACGGCATTCACCGACGATTATATTTTAATGGCTTTGCAACATAAAAGATTTCCTTTATATGGAGTGCAATTTCATCCAGAAAGCATTGCTTCTGAACAAGGTCATGATTTATTGAAAAACTTCCTTTTTTTATCAAATGAATGGAATGAAAAAAAGTCATTGAAAAACAGGATTTAA